Proteins encoded by one window of Nicotiana tabacum cultivar K326 chromosome 10, ASM71507v2, whole genome shotgun sequence:
- the LOC142165181 gene encoding uncharacterized protein LOC142165181, which produces MPGYAKMIKDLISRKFHFQDLATVTLTQTCSVVVTRPVAEKLSDPRSFTIPCTIGNFAFPKELCDLGASINLMPLVIYKMLGIGIARPTSMLLQLADRTVKRSSGILVDVLIQGAPKKSEPQHERSGEERDG; this is translated from the exons atgcctggttatgcaaaaatgataaAGGACTTGATATCCCGAAAATTCcatttccaagacttggccacagtGACTCTCACTCAGACCTGCAGTGTTGTGGTGACTAGACCAGTTGCTGAGAAGCTGTCTGATCCAAGGAGTTTCACAATTCCCTGCACCATTGGTAACTTTGCTTTTCCCAAAgaactttgtgatttgggggctagcataaaCCTTATGCCCCTGGTGATCTATAAGATGTTGGGGATTGGAATAGCTAGACCCACTTCTATGTTAttgcagctggctgacaggaCCGTGAAAAGATCCTCTGGAATCTTGGTTGATGTGTTgattcag ggagcaCCAAAGAAgtctgaaccccaacatgaaagaagtggtgaagaaagagatGGTTAA